The following proteins come from a genomic window of Pirellula staleyi DSM 6068:
- a CDS encoding ATPase, T2SS/T4P/T4SS family — MEACEILLRRGLIDKRQLDQARGQANGHGDGARQIEAAIQLGFVSEEAALRALGDEVGIEYVDLTEAEIDLSLLKIFPHRLIHRQSLFPISKTDGQLVVATSNPFDLYPLDEVSAATGLAVMPVLAARAEIAKLIKRHLGVGSETVEGLVAQAQEEAALELVGDIETDGSELSEMAQEASVVRLVNEILLEAIELRASDVHIESQPSGLAIRYRVDGMLQSQPIPPEIHRFEAAIVSRLKIMSRLNIAEKRLPQDGRMKLKVKGREIDVRVSVIPMIHGEGLVMRILDKGSMVFDLQKIGMEPDTYKVYRELIDLPHGIVLVTGPTGSGKTTTLYSSLIEINTPDVKIITTEDPVEYQLEGINQIQVHHKIGLTFAASLRSILRHDPDVVLVGEIRDLETAENAIQASLTGHMVFSTLHTNDAASAYTRLTDMGVEPFLVASTVEAVMAQRLVRRLCKHCKQPYDAVRDDVPSDFPWEDLQSRPLFKGVGCRECRNTGYRGRMGIYELLVTTNEIRQLACDRASSWKIMQAASKEGMRSLRQDGWKKVLVGGTSVEEVTRAAKADHTMLINRG; from the coding sequence ATGGAAGCCTGCGAAATCCTTCTTCGGCGCGGATTGATCGACAAGCGCCAACTCGACCAGGCACGTGGCCAGGCTAACGGCCACGGCGATGGCGCCCGGCAAATTGAAGCTGCTATTCAGCTTGGGTTTGTGAGTGAAGAAGCTGCGCTGCGCGCTCTTGGGGATGAAGTGGGGATTGAGTACGTCGATCTTACCGAAGCCGAGATCGATCTATCGCTCCTAAAAATCTTCCCGCATCGGCTGATCCACCGTCAGTCGCTCTTTCCGATCAGCAAAACCGATGGCCAATTGGTGGTTGCGACGAGCAATCCCTTTGACCTCTATCCGCTCGACGAAGTCTCTGCCGCGACCGGACTTGCGGTGATGCCAGTCCTCGCCGCCCGAGCCGAAATTGCCAAGCTGATTAAGCGGCATCTCGGTGTCGGTAGCGAAACGGTGGAAGGGCTGGTCGCGCAAGCACAAGAAGAGGCAGCGCTGGAACTCGTCGGTGATATCGAAACCGACGGCAGCGAACTTTCCGAAATGGCCCAGGAAGCCTCGGTGGTTCGGCTGGTGAACGAAATTTTGCTCGAGGCGATCGAACTTCGCGCGAGCGACGTGCATATCGAGTCGCAGCCTTCGGGGCTGGCGATTCGCTACCGCGTCGACGGCATGCTGCAGTCGCAGCCGATTCCGCCCGAGATTCATCGGTTCGAAGCGGCGATTGTCAGCCGCCTCAAAATCATGTCGCGTCTGAACATTGCGGAGAAGCGACTGCCGCAAGATGGACGCATGAAGCTGAAGGTGAAAGGTCGCGAAATCGACGTCCGTGTTTCGGTCATCCCGATGATTCACGGCGAAGGTTTGGTGATGCGTATTCTCGATAAAGGCTCGATGGTATTCGATCTGCAAAAGATCGGCATGGAGCCGGACACCTACAAGGTGTATCGCGAACTCATCGATCTGCCCCACGGGATTGTGCTGGTCACAGGTCCGACCGGTAGCGGCAAAACGACGACACTTTACAGCTCGCTCATCGAGATCAATACGCCCGACGTGAAGATCATTACCACCGAAGATCCGGTGGAATATCAGCTCGAAGGGATCAATCAAATTCAAGTGCATCACAAGATCGGTTTGACGTTTGCTGCTTCGCTCCGCAGCATTTTGCGTCACGATCCTGACGTGGTGCTCGTCGGCGAAATTCGCGATCTGGAAACTGCAGAAAATGCGATTCAAGCGTCGCTCACCGGTCACATGGTGTTCAGTACGCTCCACACCAACGACGCCGCGAGCGCCTACACTCGACTCACCGATATGGGAGTCGAGCCGTTCTTGGTGGCCAGCACCGTAGAAGCAGTGATGGCTCAGCGTCTTGTCCGTCGACTCTGCAAGCATTGCAAACAGCCGTACGACGCAGTTCGCGACGATGTTCCGAGCGATTTCCCTTGGGAAGATTTGCAAAGTCGTCCCCTCTTCAAAGGTGTGGGATGTCGCGAATGTCGCAACACGGGCTATCGCGGGCGTATGGGCATTTATGAACTGCTCGTCACCACGAACGAGATTCGCCAACTGGCCTGCGACCGCGCCAGCAGCTGGAAAATCATGCAGGCTGCCAGTAAAGAAGGAATGCGATCGCTGCGTCAGGATGGATGGAAAAAAGTGTTGGTCGGCGGAACGAGCGTGGAAGAAGTGACTCGCGCTGCCAAGGCCGATCACACGATGCTCATTAACCGGGGCTAG
- a CDS encoding glycosyltransferase family 39 protein: protein MSMDQNLTSKESWLKSQWLRHLATVLAVSCVVMLTNLGGPRLWDRDEPRNANCAFEMLGRGDWIVPTFNAELRTHKPVLQYWSIMISYSLLGVSEFSARLPSAVYAILTAVLTWLMGRRLFGATAGLWAGCAIGSSLLFVMAGRACTPDATLIFWSTLSLAIYVLRTFPVATEQPATGRHSLFPDLLTAVLMYGAMGFAMLAKGPIGLIIPTACIGMFLLIETLPPLDVSHLVWWKRFPAQVWAVFHPVHFLRTCWYMNPVMALCVSLAIAMPWYVAVGIATDGEFLTGFFYDHNLSRATNAMEGHRGNVLFYPAAILVGMFPWSVIAIPLVMEVSARLRHRDGQSRSLVFAIAWVGVFIGLFTIAKTKLPSYITPCYPGAALLVGYVVDRWVRNDLLIAKFWPAIAAGVLVVVGIVLGAAVPAIAEEHLPGEEWLGILGLLPILTAAGGTVWAYQRQRLVAATWFAGGSALIVMSIFALGAQRADEHQRSHEILAAIFAQHEHPELASYRTLEPSWVFYAGMPVREYSPAAKSKKSEAETAARVIEHLEKSAGAYLITNRAGMQDLQGRLPADVVVLAERPLFLKNDRLFAIGRRRQETEAPAEVTAHVERIMAKQPPETFRY, encoded by the coding sequence ATGAGCATGGATCAAAACCTGACGAGCAAGGAATCGTGGCTGAAGTCGCAATGGCTTCGTCATTTGGCCACGGTGCTCGCGGTGAGTTGCGTGGTGATGCTCACGAACCTCGGTGGGCCGCGGTTGTGGGATCGCGATGAGCCACGCAACGCCAATTGCGCCTTCGAGATGCTGGGGCGTGGCGACTGGATTGTGCCGACCTTCAACGCTGAACTGCGAACCCATAAGCCGGTGCTCCAGTACTGGAGCATCATGATTTCGTATTCGCTCCTCGGTGTGAGCGAGTTCTCGGCCCGCTTGCCTTCGGCGGTCTATGCCATTTTAACGGCGGTCCTCACTTGGCTTATGGGGCGGCGGCTCTTCGGTGCAACAGCGGGACTCTGGGCTGGCTGTGCTATCGGTAGTTCACTTCTGTTTGTCATGGCGGGGCGCGCTTGCACTCCCGATGCCACGCTGATTTTTTGGAGCACTTTGTCGCTGGCTATTTATGTGCTGCGAACCTTTCCTGTTGCAACCGAACAGCCTGCGACGGGACGTCATTCTTTGTTTCCCGATTTGCTGACCGCGGTGCTGATGTACGGCGCTATGGGTTTTGCCATGCTCGCGAAAGGGCCGATTGGGCTGATCATTCCCACTGCCTGCATCGGGATGTTCCTGCTCATCGAAACCTTACCGCCACTCGACGTTTCGCACCTTGTGTGGTGGAAGCGATTTCCTGCTCAAGTGTGGGCTGTGTTTCATCCGGTTCACTTCCTTAGGACCTGCTGGTACATGAATCCAGTGATGGCACTGTGTGTGTCGCTGGCCATCGCTATGCCTTGGTATGTCGCCGTAGGGATTGCCACCGATGGTGAGTTTTTGACGGGCTTCTTCTACGATCACAATTTGTCGCGGGCAACCAATGCCATGGAAGGACATCGCGGCAACGTGCTGTTTTATCCAGCAGCAATTCTGGTCGGCATGTTCCCCTGGTCGGTGATTGCGATTCCTCTGGTGATGGAGGTCTCGGCAAGACTTAGGCATCGCGATGGTCAGTCGCGCTCGCTGGTTTTCGCCATCGCTTGGGTGGGAGTGTTTATTGGTTTGTTCACAATCGCGAAGACGAAATTGCCAAGCTACATCACCCCCTGCTATCCCGGGGCCGCGCTGCTGGTGGGCTATGTGGTCGATCGCTGGGTTCGTAACGATCTGCTGATCGCCAAGTTCTGGCCAGCCATTGCGGCGGGTGTGCTGGTGGTGGTGGGAATCGTGCTTGGTGCGGCGGTGCCAGCCATTGCTGAGGAGCATCTGCCCGGCGAAGAGTGGCTCGGTATTTTGGGGCTGCTACCGATCCTGACAGCCGCGGGTGGAACGGTTTGGGCTTATCAGCGCCAGCGACTGGTGGCTGCGACGTGGTTTGCTGGCGGCTCGGCTTTGATTGTGATGTCGATTTTTGCGCTGGGAGCGCAGCGTGCCGATGAGCATCAGCGTTCGCACGAAATCTTGGCGGCGATCTTTGCACAGCACGAGCATCCGGAGTTGGCTTCCTACCGCACGCTCGAACCGAGCTGGGTGTTCTATGCCGGGATGCCTGTTCGAGAGTATTCCCCCGCTGCGAAGTCGAAAAAGTCGGAGGCCGAGACAGCCGCGCGAGTGATTGAGCACCTCGAGAAGTCCGCAGGTGCCTATCTCATTACGAACCGCGCTGGGATGCAAGATCTGCAGGGGCGGTTGCCAGCAGATGTGGTGGTGCTCGCCGAACGTCCGCTCTTCCTGAAAAACGATCGGCTGTTTGCTATTGGGCGGCGTCGCCAAGAGACGGAAGCTCCGGCTGAGGTCACGGCCCATGTCGAGCGGATCATGGCCAAGCAGCCTCCCGAGACGTTTCGCTATTAA